A genome region from Streptomyces pratensis includes the following:
- a CDS encoding O-methyltransferase, with protein sequence MRQLRGQERVITANRQTSWAFADAFVAEEEALLWARDRAHETGLRPVSSGTGAALRLLAATADAKAVAEIGTGTGVSGIYLLQGMRPDGVLTTVDPEPERQQFAREAFRAAGFATNRARFIPGRALDVLPRLADGGYDLVFCDGDRLESLDCLAESLRLLRPGGLVCFEGVFADGRTIDSAAQPAEVLRLRELLRAVRESQELMATLLPVGDGLLCAVRRG encoded by the coding sequence TTGCGCCAACTACGGGGACAGGAGAGGGTCATTACCGCCAACCGGCAGACGAGCTGGGCATTCGCCGACGCCTTTGTCGCGGAGGAAGAAGCTCTGCTCTGGGCCCGGGACCGGGCCCACGAGACAGGGCTCCGCCCGGTGTCGTCAGGCACCGGTGCGGCACTGCGCCTGCTCGCTGCCACGGCGGACGCCAAGGCGGTGGCCGAGATCGGCACCGGAACCGGCGTGTCCGGCATCTATCTGCTGCAGGGCATGCGACCCGACGGCGTCCTGACCACCGTCGACCCGGAACCCGAGCGCCAGCAGTTCGCCCGCGAGGCCTTCCGTGCCGCGGGCTTCGCCACGAACCGGGCGCGCTTCATCCCGGGACGCGCCCTCGACGTACTGCCACGGCTCGCGGACGGCGGTTACGACCTGGTCTTCTGCGACGGTGACCGGCTCGAGAGCCTTGACTGCCTCGCCGAATCGTTGCGTCTGCTGCGTCCCGGTGGGCTGGTCTGTTTCGAGGGCGTCTTCGCGGACGGCCGCACCATCGACTCGGCCGCGCAGCCGGCGGAGGTACTGCGCCTGCGCGAACTGCTGCGGGCCGTGCGCGAGAGCCAGGAGCTCATGGCGACGCTGCTGCCGGTGGGCGACGGCCTGCTGTGCGCGGTGCGGCGCGGCTGA
- the sigE gene encoding RNA polymerase sigma factor SigE, with protein MVGAPLDTTRADRGGAAAPVDRRGALRRLLRSAGEPKSVTNIADRSSNDSAPTATFASDADSQAWTPPSWEEIVSTHSARVYRLAYRLTGNQHDAEDLTQEVFVRVFRSLSTYTPGTFEGWLHRITTNLFLDMVRRKQRIRFDSLGDDAAERLPSREPSPQQVFNDTHFDADVQQALDTLAPEFRAAVVLCDIEGLSYEEIAATLGVKLGTVRSRIHRGRSHLRKALKHRSPEARAEQRSLADAVLAGEGGTA; from the coding sequence ATGGTAGGGGCTCCACTGGACACCACCAGAGCCGATAGGGGAGGTGCGGCTGCGCCTGTGGATCGGAGAGGTGCGCTGCGGCGTCTTCTCAGGTCGGCGGGTGAGCCGAAATCCGTGACCAACATTGCTGACCGTTCTTCCAACGATTCCGCACCGACCGCGACCTTCGCCTCAGATGCGGATTCCCAGGCGTGGACCCCGCCCTCATGGGAAGAGATCGTCAGCACGCACAGCGCTCGTGTGTACCGCCTCGCCTACCGGCTGACGGGCAACCAGCACGACGCCGAGGACCTCACCCAGGAAGTCTTCGTCCGCGTCTTCCGGTCGCTGTCGACCTACACGCCCGGCACTTTCGAGGGCTGGCTGCACAGGATCACGACGAATCTCTTCCTGGACATGGTCCGCCGCAAGCAGCGGATCCGTTTCGACTCCCTCGGTGACGACGCGGCCGAGCGGCTGCCCAGCCGTGAGCCGTCCCCGCAGCAGGTCTTCAACGACACGCACTTCGACGCGGACGTCCAGCAGGCGCTGGACACCCTCGCGCCCGAATTCCGTGCCGCGGTCGTGCTCTGCGACATCGAGGGCCTCTCCTACGAGGAGATCGCCGCCACACTCGGCGTCAAGCTCGGGACGGTGCGCAGCCGTATCCACCGTGGCCGCTCCCACCTGCGCAAGGCGCTCAAGCACCGTTCGCCCGAGGCCCGCGCCGAGCAGCGTTCCCTCGCGGACGCGGTCCTGGCAGGGGAGGGCGGAACGGCGTGA
- a CDS encoding anti-sigma factor family protein: protein MSGTGPTPAEQHLGDRLAALVDGELKHDARERVLAHLATCARCKAEADSQRRLKSAFATSATPSPSEGFLARLQGLPGGPTGGGDGPGDGRRFGDGVFPVLQPGGPVEQGRSPLDGFGYLPTAHGSTAVLPGGASGSGFRIHDVGREAERSPWRARRFAFVAASAVSLAAIALGGSLPLDYSPEAPLSAEGAGSNTTPLDAEDRTGGATPAASRSGGGALAVGERQGARPSAAPSSSARPVLAAAPSLLSTSAFAGSTFPVLNVTVPPLIRPTDAGPLYSAALGGGAGAKATAPSATASAPPLHDRAMPLSPLR from the coding sequence GTGAGCGGCACAGGTCCGACCCCCGCGGAGCAGCATCTGGGGGACCGGCTCGCCGCGCTTGTCGACGGCGAGCTCAAACACGACGCCCGGGAGCGGGTCCTGGCACATCTGGCGACGTGCGCCAGGTGCAAGGCCGAGGCCGACTCCCAGCGGCGGTTGAAGAGCGCCTTCGCCACGTCCGCCACGCCTTCGCCCTCAGAGGGCTTCCTCGCCCGTCTTCAGGGACTCCCCGGCGGCCCCACCGGTGGCGGGGACGGGCCGGGCGACGGCCGGCGCTTCGGAGACGGCGTCTTCCCCGTGCTGCAGCCCGGCGGGCCCGTGGAACAAGGACGCTCACCGCTGGACGGCTTCGGGTACCTCCCCACCGCCCACGGCTCCACCGCTGTGCTGCCGGGCGGCGCATCCGGTTCCGGCTTCCGCATCCACGACGTGGGCCGCGAAGCCGAGAGGTCGCCCTGGCGCGCCCGGCGCTTCGCGTTCGTCGCGGCCAGCGCAGTCTCGCTCGCAGCCATCGCACTGGGCGGTTCCCTCCCGCTCGACTACAGCCCCGAAGCGCCGCTCAGCGCCGAGGGTGCCGGCAGCAACACGACTCCGCTCGACGCGGAGGACCGGACCGGCGGAGCCACCCCGGCGGCGAGCCGCAGTGGTGGCGGCGCCCTCGCGGTCGGCGAGCGGCAGGGGGCCCGGCCGAGCGCCGCGCCGTCCTCGTCCGCCCGGCCCGTGCTCGCCGCAGCGCCGTCACTGCTGAGCACCTCGGCTTTCGCCGGGAGCACCTTCCCGGTGCTGAACGTCACCGTGCCGCCGCTGATACGCCCGACCGACGCCGGCCCGCTGTACTCGGCCGCGCTCGGCGGGGGAGCGGGCGCGAAGGCGACGGCACCGTCCGCGACGGCCTCCGCCCCACCGCTGCACGACCGCGCGATGCCGCTTTCCCCTCTGCGCTGA
- a CDS encoding S1C family serine protease, whose product MDDGKPSGPKTKWWSRPSTERNRPAGPEDTVTVAEAAPADAGAGEAAAPSAGAPPTPATPDGDHTLAPPVTEPEVPTPPPAESRGPAGPAAEVQGPAQPDAGSRGPARPADEVDTTVTPDGDYTPAPPAAAPRHRTQPLHAPDEYSTPPYGGPGPWAPAPPVQRPVATPAHGTPADGTPVPPPYAGTNGHGMAAPLPAPVQAAAPAPGVQGHADTWAPPPPPHTVPQQHAAPQPSEQSMHAQQAPQAQQTSQWLRYDPWGAPGQQPLSHPGPGQGPETRPRKGGRGQILVGAALLALVAGGIGGGIGAYVERNGGLTTVELPQSGRDDGDRAPDSVAGIASSALPSVVTLHVDGSAESGTGTGTGFVLDGKGHILTNNHVVAPAGSTGDITVTFSSGESAPAEIVGKDSGYDLAVVKVTGVSGLKPLPLGNSDNVQVGDPVVAIGAPFDLSNTVTSGIISAKQRPITAGGEKGDGTDVSYVDALQTDAPINPGNSGGPLVDGDARVIGINSAIRAADSGSALDGGQSGSIGLGFAIPINQGKRVAEELINTGKATHPVIGVTLDMEFTGDGAKVGGRTSGGGAAVTEGGPADKAGIRSGDIITEVEGRRVHSGEELIVKIRAHRPGDRLGLVLTRGGKDLSMTLTLGSASGT is encoded by the coding sequence ATGGACGACGGGAAGCCCAGCGGGCCGAAAACGAAGTGGTGGAGCCGTCCCTCTACGGAACGGAACCGCCCCGCCGGGCCGGAGGACACGGTGACCGTCGCCGAGGCGGCGCCCGCGGATGCGGGCGCCGGCGAGGCCGCCGCGCCCTCGGCCGGAGCGCCGCCCACGCCCGCGACACCGGACGGCGATCACACACTCGCGCCGCCGGTCACCGAGCCGGAAGTGCCCACGCCGCCCCCGGCCGAATCGCGGGGGCCCGCGGGGCCCGCCGCCGAGGTGCAAGGGCCCGCTCAGCCCGACGCCGGGTCGCGGGGGCCCGCACGGCCCGCCGACGAGGTGGACACGACCGTGACACCGGACGGTGACTACACCCCCGCGCCGCCCGCCGCCGCGCCCAGGCACCGTACGCAGCCGCTGCACGCGCCCGACGAGTACAGCACCCCGCCCTACGGTGGCCCGGGCCCCTGGGCGCCCGCACCGCCCGTCCAGCGCCCGGTGGCGACCCCGGCCCACGGGACCCCGGCCGACGGGACCCCTGTGCCGCCTCCGTACGCGGGGACGAACGGTCACGGCATGGCCGCGCCCCTCCCCGCTCCCGTACAGGCTGCCGCCCCGGCACCGGGCGTACAGGGGCACGCAGACACCTGGGCGCCCCCGCCCCCGCCGCACACCGTGCCGCAGCAGCACGCGGCGCCCCAGCCCTCCGAGCAGTCCATGCATGCCCAGCAGGCTCCCCAGGCCCAGCAGACCTCGCAGTGGCTGCGGTACGACCCGTGGGGCGCGCCCGGGCAGCAGCCGCTGAGCCACCCCGGCCCCGGGCAGGGCCCGGAGACCCGGCCACGCAAGGGAGGCCGGGGGCAGATCCTCGTCGGAGCGGCGCTTCTCGCCCTGGTCGCCGGTGGGATCGGCGGCGGAATCGGTGCCTATGTCGAGCGCAACGGCGGGCTGACCACCGTCGAGCTGCCCCAGTCCGGCCGGGACGACGGCGACCGGGCGCCCGACAGTGTCGCCGGTATCGCCTCCAGCGCGCTGCCCAGCGTGGTCACGCTGCACGTCGACGGCTCGGCCGAGTCGGGCACGGGCACGGGCACGGGCTTCGTCCTCGACGGCAAGGGCCACATCCTCACCAACAACCACGTGGTCGCCCCCGCGGGTTCGACGGGCGACATCACCGTCACCTTCAGCAGCGGGGAGAGCGCGCCGGCCGAGATCGTCGGCAAGGACAGCGGCTACGACCTGGCCGTCGTCAAGGTGACCGGCGTCTCGGGCCTCAAGCCGCTGCCCCTCGGGAACTCCGACAACGTGCAGGTGGGCGACCCGGTGGTGGCGATCGGGGCACCCTTCGACCTGTCCAACACCGTCACCTCCGGCATCATCAGCGCCAAGCAGCGGCCCATCACCGCGGGCGGGGAGAAGGGTGACGGAACCGACGTCAGCTACGTCGACGCCCTGCAGACCGACGCGCCGATCAACCCGGGCAACTCCGGCGGCCCCCTCGTCGACGGCGATGCCCGGGTCATCGGAATCAACAGCGCCATCCGCGCCGCCGACAGCGGTTCCGCTCTCGACGGCGGCCAGTCCGGCTCCATCGGCCTCGGCTTCGCGATACCGATCAACCAGGGCAAGCGGGTCGCCGAAGAACTGATCAACACCGGGAAGGCCACTCATCCGGTGATCGGTGTCACGCTGGACATGGAGTTCACCGGAGACGGAGCCAAGGTCGGAGGCAGGACGTCCGGCGGCGGAGCCGCGGTGACCGAGGGGGGCCCGGCCGACAAGGCGGGCATCCGGTCGGGCGACATCATCACCGAGGTGGAGGGCCGGCGCGTGCACAGCGGTGAGGAACTGATCGTCAAGATCCGCGCCCACCGTCCCGGTGACAGGCTCGGGCTGGTCCTGACCCGCGGTGGTAAAGACCTGTCCATGACTTTGACGCTGGGTTCGGCAAGCGGCACCTGA
- a CDS encoding sec-independent translocase, whose protein sequence is MFNDIGALELLTLVVLAVLVFGPEKLPKVIQDVTRTIRKIREFSDSAKEDIRSELGPQFKDFEFEDLNPKTFVRKQLMDGNDDLGIKEIRESFDLRKEMAEVTDAVNGRESVSSAAETAAAGTAAAAGAAAAPDLLKKPAQPADDLLKKPAQAAKDERPPFDADAT, encoded by the coding sequence GTGTTCAATGACATAGGCGCACTCGAGCTGCTGACGCTCGTGGTTCTCGCCGTGCTCGTATTCGGCCCCGAGAAGCTGCCGAAGGTCATTCAGGACGTCACGCGCACCATCCGCAAGATCCGTGAGTTCTCCGACAGCGCCAAGGAAGACATCCGCTCGGAGCTCGGACCGCAGTTCAAGGACTTCGAGTTCGAGGACCTCAACCCCAAGACGTTCGTCCGCAAGCAGCTCATGGACGGGAACGACGACCTGGGGATCAAGGAGATCCGGGAGAGCTTCGACCTGCGCAAGGAGATGGCCGAGGTCACCGACGCGGTGAACGGCCGCGAGAGCGTGTCCTCCGCCGCCGAGACCGCTGCGGCCGGCACCGCGGCGGCGGCCGGTGCCGCGGCCGCGCCCGACCTCCTCAAGAAGCCCGCGCAGCCTGCCGACGACCTCCTCAAGAAGCCCGCGCAGGCGGCCAAGGACGAGCGCCCGCCCTTCGACGCAGACGCCACCTGA
- a CDS encoding Mrp/NBP35 family ATP-binding protein: protein MATEDAVREALATVNDPEIHRPITELGMVKSVEIDPDGVVAVTVYLTVSGCPMRETITKNVTDAVARVEGVSRVEVTLDVMSDEQRKELASSLRGGTAEREVPFAKPGSLTRVYAVASGKGGVGKSSVTVNLAAAMAADGLKVGVVDADIYGHSVPRMLGADGKPTQVENMIMPPSAHGVKVISIGMFTPGNAPVVWRGPMLHRALQQFLADVYWGDLDVLLLDLPPGTGDIAISVAQLVPNAEILVVTTPQQAAAEVAERAGSIAVQTHQKIVGVVENMSGMPCPHCDEMVDVFGSGGGQRVADGLTKTVGAEVPVLGSIPIDVRLREGGDEGKPVVLSDPDSPAGSALRSIAEKLSGRQRGLSGMSLGLTPRNKF from the coding sequence ATGGCTACGGAAGACGCGGTGCGCGAAGCACTGGCGACAGTGAACGACCCGGAGATCCACCGACCGATCACCGAGCTGGGCATGGTGAAGTCGGTCGAGATCGATCCTGACGGTGTAGTCGCTGTCACCGTGTATCTCACGGTTTCCGGCTGCCCGATGCGCGAGACCATCACGAAGAACGTCACCGACGCGGTCGCCCGCGTCGAGGGCGTCTCGCGGGTCGAGGTCACGCTCGACGTGATGAGCGACGAGCAGCGCAAGGAGCTCGCCTCGTCGCTGCGCGGCGGCACGGCGGAGCGCGAGGTGCCGTTCGCCAAGCCCGGCTCGCTGACCCGTGTCTACGCGGTCGCGTCGGGCAAGGGCGGTGTCGGCAAGTCCTCGGTGACGGTGAACCTCGCCGCGGCGATGGCGGCCGACGGTCTCAAGGTCGGTGTGGTCGACGCTGACATCTACGGGCACAGCGTGCCCCGGATGCTCGGCGCGGACGGCAAGCCCACCCAGGTCGAGAACATGATCATGCCGCCGTCCGCGCACGGTGTGAAGGTGATCTCCATCGGCATGTTCACCCCGGGCAACGCCCCCGTGGTGTGGCGCGGCCCCATGCTGCACCGCGCGCTTCAGCAGTTCCTCGCCGATGTGTACTGGGGCGACCTGGACGTCCTGCTTCTCGACCTTCCGCCGGGCACCGGTGACATCGCGATCTCCGTGGCACAGCTCGTCCCGAACGCCGAGATCCTGGTCGTCACGACCCCGCAGCAGGCCGCTGCCGAGGTGGCCGAGCGGGCCGGTTCCATCGCCGTACAGACCCACCAGAAGATCGTCGGTGTCGTCGAGAACATGTCGGGCATGCCGTGCCCGCACTGCGACGAGATGGTCGACGTGTTCGGTTCGGGCGGCGGACAGCGGGTCGCCGACGGGCTGACGAAGACGGTCGGCGCCGAGGTTCCGGTGCTGGGTTCCATCCCGATCGACGTACGTCTGCGCGAAGGGGGCGACGAGGGCAAGCCCGTCGTCCTGTCCGACCCGGACTCCCCCGCGGGCTCCGCGCTGCGTTCCATCGCCGAGAAGCTGAGCGGCCGTCAGCGCGGCCTTTCCGGAATGTCGTTGGGGCTCACCCCGCGCAACAAGTTCTGA
- a CDS encoding DUF1003 domain-containing protein: MAAEDRSRAAPTGASGIVRPPRPRLDQPKAPRRRLLPEYDPEAFGRFSERIARFLGTGRFIVWMTLIIILWVVWNIFAPENLRFDEYPFIFLTLMLSLQASYAAPLILLAQNRQDDRDRVTHEQDRKQNERSIADTEYLSREIAALRMGLGEVATRDWIRSELEAMVKDMEERRILSHVESDEGDR; encoded by the coding sequence GTGGCCGCTGAGGACCGTTCGCGGGCCGCACCGACCGGCGCTTCGGGCATCGTGCGCCCGCCGCGGCCACGGCTCGACCAGCCCAAAGCACCACGGCGCCGGCTGCTGCCCGAGTACGACCCCGAGGCGTTCGGCCGGTTCTCCGAACGCATCGCCCGTTTCCTGGGCACCGGACGGTTCATCGTCTGGATGACGCTGATCATCATCCTGTGGGTGGTGTGGAACATCTTCGCGCCGGAGAACCTGCGCTTCGACGAGTACCCGTTCATCTTCCTGACCCTGATGCTGTCCCTCCAGGCCTCCTACGCGGCACCGCTGATCCTGCTCGCGCAGAACCGTCAGGACGACCGCGACCGCGTCACGCACGAACAGGACCGCAAGCAGAACGAGCGCTCGATCGCGGACACCGAGTACCTCAGCCGGGAGATCGCCGCACTCCGGATGGGCCTCGGCGAGGTCGCGACCCGGGACTGGATCCGCTCGGAGCTGGAGGCCATGGTGAAGGACATGGAGGAACGCCGGATCCTCTCGCACGTCGAGAGTGACGAAGGCGACCGCTGA
- a CDS encoding magnesium transporter MgtE N-terminal domain-containing protein yields MAAVTPRVFVSHLAGVPVFDPNGDQVGRVRDFVAMLRVGGKPPRLLGMVVEVVSRRRIFLPMTRVTGVESGQVITTGVVNMRRFEQRPTERLVLGEFLDRRVRLVETDEEVTVLDVAIQQLPARRDWEIDKFFVRKGRGGALRRKGETLTVEWSAISGFSLEEHGQGAESLVATFERLRPTDVANAMHHLTPKRRAEVAAALDDDRLADVLEELPGDDQVEILGKLKEDRAADVLEAMDPDDAADLLSELPEADKERLLALMRPDDAADVRRLLSYEERTAGGLMTTEPIILRPDATVADALARVRQQDLSPALAAQVYVCRSPDETPTGRYLGTVHFQRLLRDPPFTLVSSIVDSDLVPLPPDTPLPAVTSYLAAYNMVSVPVVDESGSLLGAVTVDDVLDHLLPEDWRETDFQGEEGIAGGR; encoded by the coding sequence ATGGCGGCAGTCACTCCCCGGGTCTTCGTCTCGCACCTCGCAGGCGTACCGGTGTTCGACCCGAACGGCGATCAGGTCGGCCGCGTCCGCGACTTCGTGGCGATGCTCCGGGTCGGCGGAAAGCCGCCGCGGCTGCTCGGCATGGTCGTCGAGGTCGTGAGCCGGCGGCGCATCTTCCTGCCGATGACACGGGTGACGGGCGTCGAGTCGGGCCAGGTCATCACCACCGGCGTGGTCAACATGCGGCGCTTCGAGCAGCGCCCGACCGAGCGACTCGTCCTGGGTGAGTTCCTTGACCGGCGGGTGCGTCTCGTGGAGACGGACGAGGAGGTGACCGTCCTCGACGTCGCCATCCAGCAGCTCCCGGCCCGCCGTGACTGGGAGATCGACAAGTTCTTCGTACGGAAGGGACGTGGCGGAGCCCTGCGCCGCAAGGGCGAGACCCTGACCGTGGAGTGGTCGGCGATCAGCGGCTTCTCGCTGGAGGAGCACGGGCAGGGCGCCGAGAGCCTGGTGGCGACCTTCGAGCGGCTGCGTCCGACCGATGTCGCAAACGCCATGCACCATCTGACGCCCAAGCGCCGGGCCGAGGTCGCCGCGGCCCTGGACGACGACCGGCTCGCGGACGTCCTTGAGGAGCTCCCCGGTGACGATCAGGTGGAGATCCTCGGCAAGCTGAAGGAGGACCGCGCCGCGGACGTCCTGGAGGCGATGGACCCGGACGACGCGGCCGACCTGCTCTCGGAGCTGCCGGAGGCGGACAAGGAGCGGCTGCTGGCCCTGATGCGGCCGGACGACGCGGCCGACGTGAGGCGCCTGCTGTCGTACGAGGAGCGGACCGCCGGCGGCCTCATGACCACCGAACCGATCATCCTGCGCCCCGACGCGACGGTCGCGGACGCGCTGGCGAGGGTCCGCCAGCAGGACCTGTCGCCCGCGCTGGCCGCCCAGGTGTACGTCTGCCGGTCGCCGGACGAGACCCCCACCGGCAGGTACCTGGGCACCGTGCACTTCCAGCGGCTGCTGCGCGATCCGCCGTTCACCCTGGTCAGCTCCATCGTCGACAGTGATCTCGTCCCCCTGCCACCGGACACCCCGCTGCCCGCGGTGACGAGCTATCTGGCCGCGTACAACATGGTCTCGGTCCCCGTGGTCGACGAGAGCGGATCGCTGCTGGGCGCGGTGACCGTCGACGACGTGCTGGACCACCTGCTCCCGGAGGACTGGCGCGAGACCGACTTCCAGGGCGAGGAGGGGATCGCCGGTGGCCGCTGA
- a CDS encoding magnesium and cobalt transport protein CorA translates to MSMIRDLRAAVRPSLRKSNTPYNSYDATRDPSASSAVVDCAVYRDGRRITEVSCLTPREAMLRVREEGGFAWIGLHEPTEEEFAGIAREFGLHPLAVEDAVHAHQRPKLERYDDTLFTVFKTIHYVEHAELTATSEVVETGEVMCFTGRDFVITVRHGGQGSLRALRHRLQEDPELLSKGPSAVLHSIADHVVDGYIAVAASVQDDIDEVEIDVFSTPSKGSPRGSDAGRIYQLKREVLEFKRAVSPLLRPMQLLSERPMRLIDPDIQKYFRDVADHLARVHEEVIGFDELLNSILQANLAQATVTQNEDMRKITSWAAIIAVPTMICGVYGMNFEHMPELRWTYGYPMVLALIGVVCFSIHRTLKRNGWL, encoded by the coding sequence ATGTCGATGATCCGTGACCTGCGCGCCGCCGTGCGCCCGTCCCTGCGCAAGAGCAACACCCCGTACAACAGCTACGACGCCACCCGTGACCCCTCCGCCTCCAGCGCCGTCGTCGACTGCGCCGTCTACCGTGACGGCCGCCGGATCACGGAGGTCTCCTGCCTGACACCCCGTGAGGCGATGCTGCGCGTCCGGGAGGAGGGCGGTTTCGCCTGGATCGGCCTGCACGAGCCGACCGAGGAGGAGTTCGCCGGTATCGCCCGGGAGTTCGGCCTCCACCCGCTCGCCGTCGAGGACGCGGTCCACGCCCACCAGCGGCCCAAGCTCGAGCGGTACGACGACACGCTGTTCACCGTGTTCAAGACGATCCATTACGTCGAGCACGCCGAACTGACCGCGACCAGTGAGGTCGTCGAGACCGGCGAGGTCATGTGCTTCACCGGGCGGGACTTCGTGATCACCGTCCGGCACGGCGGGCAGGGTTCGCTGCGCGCACTGCGCCACCGCCTCCAGGAGGACCCCGAGCTGCTCTCCAAGGGGCCGTCCGCGGTGCTGCACTCCATCGCCGACCATGTCGTCGACGGCTACATCGCGGTGGCCGCCTCGGTGCAGGACGACATCGACGAGGTGGAGATCGACGTGTTCTCCACCCCCTCCAAGGGAAGCCCCCGCGGATCGGACGCGGGCCGGATCTACCAGCTGAAGCGCGAGGTGCTGGAGTTCAAGCGCGCCGTGTCACCGCTGCTGCGGCCGATGCAGCTGCTGAGCGAGCGCCCCATGCGGCTGATCGACCCCGACATCCAGAAGTACTTCCGCGATGTGGCGGACCACCTGGCCCGGGTGCACGAAGAGGTCATCGGCTTCGACGAGCTGCTCAACTCGATCCTGCAGGCCAATCTGGCTCAGGCGACCGTCACCCAGAACGAGGACATGCGCAAGATCACCTCCTGGGCGGCCATCATCGCCGTGCCGACGATGATCTGCGGGGTCTACGGCATGAACTTCGAGCACATGCCCGAACTCCGTTGGACCTACGGCTATCCGATGGTGCTGGCGCTCATCGGCGTGGTCTGCTTCTCCATCCACCGCACGCTCAAGCGCAACGGCTGGCTCTAG
- a CDS encoding suppressor of fused domain protein, translating into MGEILDLVEARLRTALGEPDARADVTFLGTDRIEVLRFVDGDVVRYATLGMSAQPMADPTSPLADPVKGPRAELVLSVRVGLADTDQVLRPLAVLAASPQVEGLIVAPGASLDLGQPLWTGAPFSSVLVAEPGGLVEDLELGAPMDPVRFLPLLPMTHNEAAWKRVRGAQELQERWLSHGTDLRDPLRASVSLD; encoded by the coding sequence ATGGGAGAAATTCTTGATCTGGTCGAGGCCCGGCTCCGTACGGCACTGGGGGAGCCGGACGCACGCGCCGATGTGACGTTCCTCGGCACGGACCGCATCGAGGTGCTCCGCTTCGTCGACGGCGACGTGGTGCGTTACGCCACACTCGGCATGTCCGCCCAGCCGATGGCCGATCCGACCTCGCCCCTCGCCGACCCGGTGAAGGGCCCGCGTGCCGAACTGGTCCTGTCCGTACGGGTGGGTCTCGCCGACACCGACCAGGTGCTGCGGCCCCTCGCGGTGCTGGCGGCCTCCCCGCAGGTGGAGGGACTGATCGTTGCACCGGGGGCGTCACTGGACCTCGGGCAGCCGCTGTGGACCGGCGCGCCCTTCAGCTCCGTACTGGTCGCCGAGCCGGGCGGCCTCGTCGAGGACCTGGAGCTGGGGGCCCCGATGGACCCGGTGCGTTTCCTGCCGCTGCTGCCGATGACGCACAACGAGGCGGCGTGGAAGCGGGTCAGGGGCGCGCAGGAGCTCCAGGAGCGCTGGCTCTCGCACGGGACGGACCTGCGGGACCCGCTGCGCGCGTCCGTGTCGCTGGACTGA